The following are encoded together in the Zingiber officinale cultivar Zhangliang chromosome 8A, Zo_v1.1, whole genome shotgun sequence genome:
- the LOC122007923 gene encoding phosphoglucomutase-like isoform X1 translates to MAVTSGKPMYKLFLAQHCQQTWQSNTTNLCVSFGLGTRRTYPLPGLKLEWTGMSSIHSHFLPTPDTSVRKRISISCNAAQGTSAVSSHEKVDFLKLQNGSDIRGVAVTDVEGEPVNLTEPVSEAIGAAFAAWLLERKKPNESRRLRVSIGHDSRISAQKMQDAISRGLADAGVDVIQYGLASTPAMFNSTLTEDESYLCPVDGSIMITASHLPYNRNGFKFFTNAGGLGKADIKDILVRSAILYEKFSVAGVKESIQTAISNVKRVDYMSVYTSDLVAAVRKAVGNKEKPLEGFHIVVDAGNGAGGFFAGKVLEPLGAITTGSQFLEPDGYFPNHIPNPEDKNAMKAITKAVAENKADLGIIFDTDVDRSAAVDSNGREFNRNRLIALLSAIVLKEHPGTTIVTDSVTSDGLTTFIEKKLGGKHHRFKRGYKNVIDEAIRLNSVGEESHLAIETSGHGALKENHWLDDGAFLMVKLLNKLASEKASGSSSGSKVLTDLVEGLEEPSVAAELRLKIDLNHPDLRGSFHDYGEAVLKHLENIITLDPNLKKAPVNYEGVRVSGHGGWFLLRLSLHDPVLPLNIEAPSKEDAVKLGLAVQAAVKEFFALETSALDKFVQQQ, encoded by the exons ATGGCAG TAACGTCAGGGAAGCCTATGTACAAATTGTTTCTGGCACAACACTGCCAACAAACTTGGCAGTCGAACACCACAAATCTGTGTGTATCTTTTGGTCTTGGTACACGCAGAACATATCCTTTGCCAGGGTTGAAGTTAGAATGGACTGGCATGTCATCCATCCATTCACATTTTTTACCAACACCAGACACCAGTGTGAGGAAACGAATAAGTATTTCATGCAATG CGGCTCAAGGTACAAGTGCTGTTTCATCTCATGAGAAGGTTGATTTTCTCAAGCTTCAAAATGGAAG CGATATCCGAGGTGTTGCTGTTACTGATGTTGAGGGTGAGCCGGTGAATCTAACTGAACCGGTTTCAGAAGCTATAGGTGCTGCTTTTGCTGCATGGTTGTTGGAAAGGAAGAAACCAAATGAATCAAGACGATTGAGAGTCTCCATTGGTCATGATTCACGAATATCTGCTCAGAAAATGCAG GATGCAATTTCTCGTGGACTTGCTGATGCTGGTGTAGACGTCATCCAATATGG ATTGGCATCTACACCAGCAATGTTCAACAGCACACTTACAGAAGATGAAAGTTATCTCTGTCCAGTTGATGGGTCCATAATGATAACAG CAAGTCATCTTCCCTATAATCGCAATGGCTTCAAATTTTTCACTAATGCTGGCGGACTTGGAAAAGCTGACATTAAAGACATTTTGGTTCGTTCTGCCATTTTATATGAGAAGTTCTCAGTTGCTGGCGTGAAGGAATCAATTCAAACTGCTATTAGCAATGTGAAAAGGGTAGATTACATGTCTGTTTATACTTCAGATCTGGTAGCTGCAGTTCGTAAGGCTGTGGGAAACAAGG AGAAGCCTTTGGAGGGATTTCACATTGTTGTTGATGCAGGGAATGGCGCTGGTGGCTTTTTTGCT GGAAAAGTGCTTGAACCTTTAGGCGCTATTACTACTGGTAGCCAGTTCTTGGAGCCTGATG GTTACTTCCCAAATCATATTCCCAACCCTGAAGACAAAAATGCTATGAAAGCAATAACCAAGGCAGTTGCTGAGAATAAGGCAGACTTGGGTATCATATTTGATACAGATGTTGACAG GTCTGCTGCTGTAGACTCAAATGGGCGGGAGTTTAACCGGAATCGACTGATTGCTTTGCTGTCTGCAATAGTTCTCAAGGAA cATCCAGGGACTACTATAGTAACAGACAGTGTTACCTCAGATGGCTTAACAACCTTCATTGAGAAGAAACTTG GTGGAAAACATCACAGGTTCAAGCGAGGCTACAAAAATGTAATTGATGAGGCAATTCGCTTG AATTCTGTTGGTGAAGAATCACATTTAGCGATCGAAACAAGTGGCCATGGAGCTTTAAAGGAGAATCACTGGCTTGACGATGGAGCATTCCTCATG GTCAAGCTCTTAAACAAACTTGCTTCTGAGAAAGCTTCAGGTTCAAGTAGTGGTAGCAAAGTGTTGACTGATTTGGTTGAGGGTTTGGAAGAACCTTCTGTCGCAGCTGAATTAAGGTTGAAGATTGATCTGAACCATCCAGATCTTAGAGG ATCATTCCATGATTATGGAGAAGCAGTTTTGAAGCATTTGGAGAATATAATAACTTTGGACCCAAACTTGAAGAAAGCACCTGTCAATTATGAAGGA GTCAGAGTATCAGGACATGGTGGATGGTTTCTCCTAAGGCTGTCACTCCATGATCCAGTTCTCCCTCTCAACATTGAG GCACCTAGCAAGGAAGATGCTGTGAAGCTGGGGCTCGCAGTTCAAGCGGCTGTTAAAGAGTTCTTTGCTCTGGAAACATCAGCACTCGACAAGTTCGTGCAACAACAATGA
- the LOC122007923 gene encoding phosphoglucomutase-like isoform X2, whose amino-acid sequence MAAAQGTSAVSSHEKVDFLKLQNGSDIRGVAVTDVEGEPVNLTEPVSEAIGAAFAAWLLERKKPNESRRLRVSIGHDSRISAQKMQDAISRGLADAGVDVIQYGLASTPAMFNSTLTEDESYLCPVDGSIMITASHLPYNRNGFKFFTNAGGLGKADIKDILVRSAILYEKFSVAGVKESIQTAISNVKRVDYMSVYTSDLVAAVRKAVGNKEKPLEGFHIVVDAGNGAGGFFAGKVLEPLGAITTGSQFLEPDGYFPNHIPNPEDKNAMKAITKAVAENKADLGIIFDTDVDRSAAVDSNGREFNRNRLIALLSAIVLKEHPGTTIVTDSVTSDGLTTFIEKKLGGKHHRFKRGYKNVIDEAIRLNSVGEESHLAIETSGHGALKENHWLDDGAFLMVKLLNKLASEKASGSSSGSKVLTDLVEGLEEPSVAAELRLKIDLNHPDLRGSFHDYGEAVLKHLENIITLDPNLKKAPVNYEGVRVSGHGGWFLLRLSLHDPVLPLNIEAPSKEDAVKLGLAVQAAVKEFFALETSALDKFVQQQ is encoded by the exons ATGGCAG CGGCTCAAGGTACAAGTGCTGTTTCATCTCATGAGAAGGTTGATTTTCTCAAGCTTCAAAATGGAAG CGATATCCGAGGTGTTGCTGTTACTGATGTTGAGGGTGAGCCGGTGAATCTAACTGAACCGGTTTCAGAAGCTATAGGTGCTGCTTTTGCTGCATGGTTGTTGGAAAGGAAGAAACCAAATGAATCAAGACGATTGAGAGTCTCCATTGGTCATGATTCACGAATATCTGCTCAGAAAATGCAG GATGCAATTTCTCGTGGACTTGCTGATGCTGGTGTAGACGTCATCCAATATGG ATTGGCATCTACACCAGCAATGTTCAACAGCACACTTACAGAAGATGAAAGTTATCTCTGTCCAGTTGATGGGTCCATAATGATAACAG CAAGTCATCTTCCCTATAATCGCAATGGCTTCAAATTTTTCACTAATGCTGGCGGACTTGGAAAAGCTGACATTAAAGACATTTTGGTTCGTTCTGCCATTTTATATGAGAAGTTCTCAGTTGCTGGCGTGAAGGAATCAATTCAAACTGCTATTAGCAATGTGAAAAGGGTAGATTACATGTCTGTTTATACTTCAGATCTGGTAGCTGCAGTTCGTAAGGCTGTGGGAAACAAGG AGAAGCCTTTGGAGGGATTTCACATTGTTGTTGATGCAGGGAATGGCGCTGGTGGCTTTTTTGCT GGAAAAGTGCTTGAACCTTTAGGCGCTATTACTACTGGTAGCCAGTTCTTGGAGCCTGATG GTTACTTCCCAAATCATATTCCCAACCCTGAAGACAAAAATGCTATGAAAGCAATAACCAAGGCAGTTGCTGAGAATAAGGCAGACTTGGGTATCATATTTGATACAGATGTTGACAG GTCTGCTGCTGTAGACTCAAATGGGCGGGAGTTTAACCGGAATCGACTGATTGCTTTGCTGTCTGCAATAGTTCTCAAGGAA cATCCAGGGACTACTATAGTAACAGACAGTGTTACCTCAGATGGCTTAACAACCTTCATTGAGAAGAAACTTG GTGGAAAACATCACAGGTTCAAGCGAGGCTACAAAAATGTAATTGATGAGGCAATTCGCTTG AATTCTGTTGGTGAAGAATCACATTTAGCGATCGAAACAAGTGGCCATGGAGCTTTAAAGGAGAATCACTGGCTTGACGATGGAGCATTCCTCATG GTCAAGCTCTTAAACAAACTTGCTTCTGAGAAAGCTTCAGGTTCAAGTAGTGGTAGCAAAGTGTTGACTGATTTGGTTGAGGGTTTGGAAGAACCTTCTGTCGCAGCTGAATTAAGGTTGAAGATTGATCTGAACCATCCAGATCTTAGAGG ATCATTCCATGATTATGGAGAAGCAGTTTTGAAGCATTTGGAGAATATAATAACTTTGGACCCAAACTTGAAGAAAGCACCTGTCAATTATGAAGGA GTCAGAGTATCAGGACATGGTGGATGGTTTCTCCTAAGGCTGTCACTCCATGATCCAGTTCTCCCTCTCAACATTGAG GCACCTAGCAAGGAAGATGCTGTGAAGCTGGGGCTCGCAGTTCAAGCGGCTGTTAAAGAGTTCTTTGCTCTGGAAACATCAGCACTCGACAAGTTCGTGCAACAACAATGA
- the LOC122010460 gene encoding uncharacterized protein LOC122010460, which produces MMAGRKQHRAHRLFAAPASISDGGYDIEEFEESDVWGCAVEPRRVAELPNPRGQAGDGKRGDRPGGGRRASSSLPVNIPDWSKILGSHYAGGNSGRNRGWWEEEGGGGGSPGPVIPPHELACQSQTSPFSVHEGVGRTLKGRELSRVRNAIWEKIGFQD; this is translated from the coding sequence ATGATGGCCGGGCGGAAGCAGCACAGAGCGCACCGCCTGTTCGCGGCGCCGGCCTCCATCTCCGACGGGGGCTACGACATCGAAGAGTTCGAGGAGTCCGACGTCTGGGGGTGCGCCGTCGAGCCGCGCCGCGTCGCCGAGCTTCCCAATCCGCGGGGCCAGGCGGGAGACGGCAAGCGTGGGGATCGCCCTGGCGGAGGAAGGAGGGCGTCTTCTTCGTTGCCGGTGAACATACCGGACTGGTCGAAGATACTCGGGAGCCACTACGCCGGCGGAAACAGCGGCAGGAACAGGGGATGGTGGGAGGAAGAAGGGGGCGGCGGCGGTTCGCCGGGGCCGGTGATCCCCCCGCACGAGCTGGCGTGCCAAAGCCAGACATCGCCGTTTTCGGTGCACGAGGGGGTCGGGCGAACCCTCAAAGGCCGCGAACTCAGCCGCGTCCGCAACGCCATTTGGGAgaagatcggcttccaggactGA
- the LOC122007924 gene encoding patatin-like protein 6, protein MGRKMESRMESTEVEEEEEMHRCADEEATVAAVAEEPSIDADKLSYEIFSILESKFLFDYDDHNKLWLSAAPSVADSAPPAPEEAMQSSSFGNQRGKVCVLCIDGGGGGGMRGILPGKAVSYLEQALKAKSGDPDARISDYFDLAAGTGVGGVFVAMLFASRDGVRPLFEADDTWRFLADKGKNLLRKASSSRSAFLRCLSLRGGASTTAGVDRAMKEAFGKDLTLRDTVKPVLIPCYDLLTSAPLVFSRADAVESEGFNFRLWEVCRATWAEPGLFAPAEISSVDGTTACVGVDGGLTMSNPTAAAITHVLHNKYEFPFVRGVEDLMVLSLGCGDAVDGRRGAREWTVPVSRIAAGGAADLVDQSVALAFGQCRSSNYVRVQGNGRRISVDADFCDVKALSQASEEMLRQKNVESVLFAGKRVKQETNMEKLDWFAGELVLEHRRRSCRIAPTVAFKRAIPKPTNRS, encoded by the exons ATGGGAAGGAAAATGGAGAGCCGGATGGAGTCAACtgaggtggaggaggaggaggagatgcATCGCTGCGCTGATGAGGAAGCCACAGTCGCCGCCGTGGCGGAGGAGCCTAGCATCGACGCCGACAAGTTGAGCTACGAGATCTTCTCTATTTTAGAAAGCAAATTCCTTTTTGATTACGACGACCACAACAAGCTCTGGCTTTCCGCCGCTCCGTCTGTGGCTGACTCCGCCCCGCCTGCGCCGGAGGAGGCGATGCAGTCGTCCTCCTTCGGGAACCAGAGGGGCAAGGTTTGCGTTCTCTGCATCGACGGCGGCGGGGGAGGCGGCATGCGGGGTATTCTCCCTGGGAAAGCCGTTTCTTACCTGGAGCAGGCTCTCAAGGCCAAGTCCGGCGACCCCGACGCGCGAATCTCTGATTATTTCGACCTCGCCGCTGGCACCGGCGTCGGGGGTGTCTTTGTCGCCATGCTCTTCGCTAGCCGCGACGGCGTCCGCCCGCTTTTCGAGGCCGACGACACCTGGCGCTTCCTCGCCGACAAGGGCAAGAATCTCTTGCGGAAGGCATCGTCTTCGCGCAGCGCGTTCCTCCGCTGCCTCTCGCTCCGCGGCGGCGCGTCGACGACGGCGGGCGTGGACAGGGCGATGAAGGAGGCGTTCGGCAAGGACCTGACCCTTCGGGACACGGTGAAGCCGGTGCTGATCCCCTGCTACGACCTGCTGACCTCCGCTCCGCTCGTGTTCTCGCGCGCCGACGCCGTGGAGAGCGAGGGCTTCAACTTCCGGCTATGGGAGGTCTGCCGCGCGACGTGGGCCGAGCCGGGGCTGTTCGCTCCCGCAGAGATCAGCTCCGTGGACGGGACCACCGCCTGCGTCGGCGTCGACGGCGGACTGACGATGAGCAACCCTACGGCGGCGGCGATCACGCACGTGCTCCACAACAAGTACGAGTTCCCCTTCGTGCGCGGGGTGGAGGACCTGATGGTGCTTTCCCTCGGATGCGGGGACGCCGTCGATGGCCGGCGAGGGGCCAGGGAGTGGACTGTCCCTGTCTCGCGCATCGCGGCCGGCGGCGCCGCAGACCTCGTGGACCAGTCCGTCGCGCTCGCCTTCGGCCAGTGCCGGAGCTCCAACTACGTTCGCGTGCAG GGTAATGGCCGGAGAATCAGCGTCGACGCGGACTTCTGCGACGTCAAGGCGCTGTCGCAGGCATCTGAAGAAATGCTGAGACAGAAGAACGTGGAATCTGTGCTGTTCGCCGGGAAGAGAGTGAAGCAGGAGACGAATATGGAGAAGCTCGACTGGTTCGCCGGGGAGCTCGTGCTGGAGCACCGGAGAAGGAGTTGCCGCATCGCTCCCACCGTCGCATTCAAGCGAGCGATCCCAAAGCCCACAAATCGGTCTTAG